AATCGTAGAAGTACAAAGAGGCGTCTTTCTCTATTTCTAACCAGCCCCTTACTGAATCTTCTTCAATAGAATTACCCTGCCAATAGCACTGCCACAGAACTCTATTGAGACTGTAACTGAGACGTGAAGAGTATCAAATATTTGTACTCTCACTACCTTCATTAATGCAACGTGTACACTAACTTGATGAAGTCTTGTACACTACTTGTACAAGTAACTTTTACTGTCACTGCCTGTACAAGTAATACATTGTACTTTTACTCTGACGACTAGTACTCCCAACGCGTTTGCTTCCAAAATTTTGCACCATAATTATTTCCAGTGCTTGCGAAGGCAACATATACAGAAACACTTGGTGTCATCCAACACATTTCAGCAACTGTActtttttcataatgttttgcCTTATTCATTCGTTTTCACACCATGTTAACGACCCTTCCCTCAGTGGCCCCGAACACGTAAGTGTTCCAACACAGGCCCCTCTTAATCCAATCAGCTTACTTACCAACTGTGTTGGACTAATTAGGGAGGTGTGATGCCCTGAAAGACCTctcaaacaacaaaaaattagTTTTTCGGATCATTTACATCATTCATGGCTTTACATTTACATATCAACACATCCTCACTTTGAGTGGGGAGTACAGACGTCATATCACAAGcatcacacatcaaaacacatGTTCACCTGAGCAATGACCCATAAGCTAACCAACAGCAAGCCTTGTCCCTCTCGCACATATTCAAGTCCAAGCTGGTAAATCCGATTGTTCACTCCTACAACACGTCGACGTTTATCTGATTGATGTCCACTTTCAAGTTGGAGAAAACGTGCCATGAGGTTTGAATGTTCTTCTTTGAAGAGTGGGATCAATTCATAAATGTTCAGGCGTGGTTTCAATACCCATTTTAATAGTCATCTGTTATATCCATTGCAGTTttggtttttattttattttatttattttttctggGAGTCTCACATCGGAAGTGGCACCAAAAGGAGATATGTCCAGAGACCCAAGTCTTGCACCAAAAGGAGATATGTTCAGAGACCCAAGTCTTGCACCGAAAGGAGATATGTTCAGAGACCCAAGTCTTGCACCGAAAGGAGATATGTCCAGAGACCCAAGTCTTGCACCAAAAGGAGATATGTCCAGAGACCCAAGTCTTGCACCAAAAGGAGATATGTCCAGAGACCCAAGTCTTGCACCGAAAGGAGATATGTCCAGAGACCCAAGTCTTGCACCAAAAGGAGATATGTCCAGAGACCCAAGTCTTGCACCAAAAGGAGATATGTCCAGAGACCCAAGTCTTGCACCGAAAGGAGATATGTCCAGAGACCCAAGTCTTGCACCGAAAGGAGATATGTCCAGAGACCCAAGTCTTGCACCGAAAGGAGATATGTCCAGAGACCCAAGTCTTGCACCGAAAGGAGATATGTCCAGAGACCCAAGTCTTGCACCGAAAGGAGATATGTCCAGAGACCCAAGTCTTGCACCGAAAGGAGATATGTCCAGAGACCCAAGTCTTGCACCGAAAGGAGATATGTCCAGAGACCCAAGTCTTGCACCGAAAGGAGATATGTCCAGAGACCCAAGTCTTCCACCGAAAGGAGATATGTCCAGAGACCCAAGTCTTGCACCAAAAGGAGATATGTTCAGAGACCCAAGTCTTGCACCGAAAGGAGATATGTCCAGAGACCCAAGTCTTGCACCAAAAGGAGATATGTCCAGAGACCCAAGTCTTGCACCGAAAGGAGATATGTCCAGAGACCCAAGTCTTGCACCGAAAGGAGATATGTCCAGAGACCCAAGTCTTGCACCGAAAGGAGATATGTCCAGAGACCCAAGTCTTGCACCGAAAGGAGATATGTCCAGAGACCCAAGTCTTGCACCAAAAGGAGATATGTCCAGAGACCCAAGTCTTGCACCAAAAGGAGATATGTCCAGAGACCCAAGTCTTGCACCGAAAGGAGATATGTCCAGAGACCCAAGTCTTGCACCGAAAGGAGATATGTCCAGAGACCCAAGTCTTGCACCGAAAGGAGATATGTCCAGAGACCCAAGTCTTGCACCGAAAGGAGATATGTCCAGAGACCCAAGTCTTGCACCGAAAGGAGATATGTCCAGAGACCCAAGTCTTGCACCGAAAGGAGATATGTCCAGAGACCCAAGTCTTGCACCGAAAGGAGATATGTCCAGAGACCCAAGTCTTGCACCGAAAGGAGATATGTCCAGAGACCCAAGTCTTGCACCGAAAGGAGATATGTCCAGAGACCCAAGTCTTGCACCGAAAGGAGATATGTCCAGAGACCCAAGTCTTGCACCGAAAGGAGATATGTCCAGAGACCCAAGTCTTGCACCGAAAGGAGATATGTCCAGAGACCCAAGTCTTGCACCGAAAGGAGATATGTCCAGAGACCCAAGTCTTGCACCGAAAGGAGATATGTCCAGAGACCCAAGTCTTGCACCAAAAGGAGATATGTCCAGAGACCCAAGTCTTGCACCGAAAGGAGATATGTCCAGAGACCCAAGTCTTGCACCGAAAGGAGATATGTCCAGAGACCCAAGTCTTGCACCGAAAGGAGATATGTCCAGAGACCCAAGTCTTGCACCGAAAGGAGATATGTCCAGAGACCCAAGTCTTGCACCAAAAGGAGATATGTCCCGAGACCCAAGTCTTGCACCGAAAGGAGATATGTCCAGAGACCCAAGTCTTGCACCGAAAGGAGATATGTCCAGAGACCCAAGTCTTGCACCGAAAGGAGATATGTCCAGAGACCCAAGTCTTGCACCGAAAGGAGATATGTCCAGAGACCCAAGTCTTGCACCGAAAGGAGATATGTCCAGAGACCCAAGTCTTGCACCGAAAGGAGATATGTCCAGAGACCCAAGTCTTGCACCGAAAGGAGATATGTCCAGAGACCCAAGTCTTGCACCGAAAGGAGATATGTCCAGAGACCCAAGTCTTGCACCGAAAGGAGATATGTCCAGAGACCCAAGTCTTGCACCGAAAGGAGATGTGTCCAGAGACCCAAGTCTTGCACCGAAAGGAGATATGTCCAGAGACCCAAGTCTTGCACCAAAAGGAGATATGTCCAGAGACCCAAGTCTTGCACCAAAAGGAGATATGTCCAGAGACCCAAGTCTTGCACCAAAAGGAGATATGTCCAGAGACCCAAGTCTTGCACCGAAAGGAGATATGTCCAGAGACCCAAGTCTTGCACCAAAAGGAGATATGTCCAGAGACCCAAGTCTTGCACCGAAAGGAGATATGTCCAGAGACCCAAGTCTTGCACCAAAAGGAGATATGTCCAGAGACCCAAGTCTTGCACCAAAAGGAGATATGTCCAGAGACCCAAGTCTTGCACCAAAAGGAGATATGTCCAGAGACCCAAGTCTTGCACCGAAAGGAGATCAGCAGAAAATGAAACGACCAGGTCATATGCTGAGATTTGTGATGTTGGTAAAAAGGCAAGTCCAATAAACCTTCGTAACCAGCGACGAACATTGTCTGTAGATTTCTCACTTGATTCGTGGGCACTGGCAAGTCCTAGCTCTTGTATCTTTCTCGACGGTGCTTGACCGAAATGGAACAGGCATCCTGTCACAGTTGTGTTCGGCAGCTGTGATCTTACAACATTGTGCACAGCTTCTTCAAAGGCCACAATAATGGTGTTGGGCGCAAATGACATACCAAGAGATTCAGATTTTGTTCAAATCGAATGGATGAGGCGATGATATGTAGAACTCTTCTTGTCTGGCAAAAAACTGAACAACTCAGTGAAAGATTCATTAGAAGTGAATTTGGCATACACCGTCCATTAGGACAAACATCAACCCGACTGTGACTTGGAGATTCATCATACCTTCCTACGACATGGAACTGTCTTCACTGACTTGATCCAGAATAGAAGTAACACGTTTTACAGATGGGTATTACAGAAGGACAACCCTTCAGCAGTGAGAAAGACGTGATTGTGTATTTCTACCCGGTTCGTTTTAGAGGAAACTACCTCTGGATGCCCAATCCAAATGTGAATGTAAATTGAATGTATTTAGCTCCCATATCTGTAACTGTTCATGATTATTCCATTTCGATgcacgtgtttgtgtgtgaagaACTCGACAGAACGCAAAGGTTTTTTTAGATACCAAATAAAAGGGAGTCATGGTTCACAGAAAGTTATCCAACAACGTCCAAAGCGAACATGGACCAGGCAAACCAATCTTTTGTAATATGAGCGGCAACCAACTCAACAAACCAATAGCCAGCTGGAAGCCGCTTTTGATTTTCAATACCATCTGTAACCAGTGAATACTCAAACcattttgggtgagtgagtgaggtttataGTCACGTCGGCAACAAACCACTTTTTCTGTGAGATAATAAGAGCACTTGTTACTGTAGTCCTAATAATATCCTTTTTTAAATTGATCTCCAACAAACCATGCTGTCGTAAGTGGCAAATAACAGGGTCAGGTGGTCAGCTTCTCTAACCTGGTTGACGtatgtcatcgaatcccagttgcgtggatcgatgctcatgatgttgatcagtgaACTTCATGGGCCAGACTGACCTTTTACGGACCGCCGGATATCGCTCGACCACATATGTGCCGCACAATGTTTGCGGGATTCACAGAAAGTGAGGTGCAAATGAATGTTGATTTTAGCCGCATATCCAAGAATAGCTAATCTTTTATCCGGGCGAACTTTGAGTACCTTCACCTAGACCTGGCCAACCATCCACACATTTTCTATCATATGGCACATGAGAGGTTTCAAAAGCACATGCAATGAAATctcaaaattattattttagcCTCTCTCCGGAAAGGATCGATAAACGCAGCGGGAAGCCAGTCACATTTTGAACTGGGCGAAAGTATCTTATAATTATGTGTCTGGAGAAAGTTATGACATGTTTCTTAATACATTATCGACGTTTCGTGGTGCCAAGGAAGAGTTAAACGTCATGATTAAAGAGTGAAGAGTTTCTGGGACTGAAAAAATGGGAATGCTTTTTAATGGTTTTGTACGACATTCCTCTTCATCATATGCTCGAGAGTTATGAATGTGGATTTCAAAAATCAGATGCTCTCGGGGTCTACGGGTTGCTTCGTGTGATAGCTGACGGATTCGATTCCTCATGTGACTTCAAGAAGCTACTGTGTCAGCTCACTTGTGATTGGCGCTCTCAGGACCGACGTCAAGGTATACTGGGTCTGTAGCATTTGTTTTCCAGTGCGTTTTCCTAAAAAATAGTTTGGTATCACTTCATGGACACCCATGTGGAGTGTTAATGTTGACATTCCAGAGAATCAATGCCAGTCACTAAGCTTAAAAACTGTGAAACCAAACCATGACCTTTAACAAAACACGCACCAAACAACCATCATGATATTTAAATTTCCTTTAAGCTGCATTCGAGAAGCACGATCGATAATCTCTGATCAATTCAAACAATAGTTTTATAGTGGAACATCACGCAGTAAAGTTTTGGGACAAAGTCAATActaaaacaaagaaataaatcaaggaaatgatgaaaaaatattgcaaGAATGAGACACGTGTTTTGTTATCCTCCCTAACTTTCCTCTCTCTAACCCTGCGTTTAACGAACTATGGTCCTatgagcacaacccactctgtAAAGACAACCCCGACTATGACCATTAACAAAACATGTATCAGAATGGTTCTTTCAGTCGCATGCAAAAAAAGTTCAATCGATCAAATCTCCGATCACATTAAAACAGTGATTTTGTAGTAGTGATCCGAGCAATAAACGTTCAGGGCAGCTCAAAGTCAACTGTAAAAAATGAGGAAAATAATgggaaaaaaatgttcaattcgTGTGACCATTGATTGATGGcgttgtattgctggaatggtAAACACACTGTATTGGAAGTTTGTAAATTAGACCCCTGGAGCGAGATTTCTGTCAACTAGGAGGCAGTTAGCAGCGATTGGTCGCGGATCATCTTCTTGTCGCTTTTGTGACACCATCATGCACTAGGATTGTCTCAAGATGGTCTGTACCCCAGCAATGAAACGGGTTTTGTTGTGTTGCGATTAAACAAAAGGTCATTATCAATACCATCCGGACTGATTACCGCTATTTTCAGACGTGATCCGAACAAGTATCCAGCTAGCTTGTTATGCTACAAACACAATTATGAAACGGTGGGCAACTTGAGTCAAGAAATGTGAAGGGAGACAAAATCTAGGAATATATATCAAGTAGAAGGATTGGGAAAAGAAAAATACAGTTATCGCCATGCATTATTAGTTTCATGGTGAATCCATTTCATGCGCTCCCCCcgcttccccccccccccccccccgcccctTCAAATTACTGAGAAATGTTGCTGAGAGCGACCAAAAACATCACCacctattattattattaatatcttttttaaaaaaaaaaataacgaCGGTAAAAGGACGCAGAGACGAGAGACGTTTGCGAGAGACTGATATTGATGATCCAGTGATGCCTTGACACAACGTCCTTCAAAAATCCCAATGAAGGCGAcaggaagcaaatatacatCATCGTTAGAGGTCTTCTTGATCTGTGAGAATCTGTGAGATCTGTCTAGTAAAACGCGATAAACTATGTCCCGAGTGGTATTTACCATGTCACAGGCACCGTTGAGGTCAGTTCTTATTTTGTCCAAACCGTCTTcatgtcaagtttggtgaataACAAGATTTTTATCACAGTAATCTATGGAAGGGTAGCAGACACTTGCACTCCTTGTTCTCATTAAACACGCTACAGTTATTGAAGTCATATATCAACTGACATATAAAACCTATACTTATAACAAAATAGATTCAGAGCTTATGTTCAGTAGCAAATATTTCCGAATTCTGTGAAAATGGGAAACGTCGAAAATAGGAGACAACAGATGCACATTCTGAAGtggatttacatttttgtttcttgACAAGTGGTTATCGAATCATGATGTCTACTTGTAGCATATGAGCCAAATCAGTCATGGGTTAGCACATATTTGTCACTTACCAGATAAATTAAACAGCATTAACCATTGTAAAGGGTGTTATAAACATAAAACGCAGGGGCTTCCTGTCAGTGCACGGTTTTGCGCTTTACTGTGTTGTTTTTGCATTTAGCGCTAATTTCACCTTTATTCCATTGACTTCGTATCGTGGGGTTAAGCCGGAGCACCGCCGTAGGGAAGTGTTTGAGACCATGCCCTGAGGATCCAATGCTCTTCGTTAAAGGTGATAAGGTCTGGGTGGTCATTTTCAACGACTCGTGTTGTCTGTACGTATCTATTCAGATACATGAACACATGGACCGATGCTCATAATATTAACCATTGGAATGCCGATTTTACgtcatttttaacaatattccagtaatgtcacTTGCACAGCAGTGCAGTCCATAACGTCGAAGAATGATGTGTTTGGGTTAGGACTGATTACGTACAGGTCACCTCATCCAAGTATTTAATGTTTCAACATCATTAAACAACATACGAACAAACGAAATCCAAAAGAGGCACCTTTGGGAGACGTTGGGGGATGACTAAGGTGTTATAATAAACAAACCCTGAAGCATAATCCAAGTTCGAACTTATCAATTATCACCGGATCCTAACATAACTAACTGATCCAATATTGGATCCTAACATAAAGCCAAGAGTGAATTCTCCTCAGGAGAGGAAGGTCACGGGTTCGATCGCCGGCCGCGTCATGCCAAAAGACTAGGTTACagtatggtacttgttggtcgtTGCCTGGCACTAGGCATGGATGGGAACAACAGGGACTGGTCGGCtctgagtcagtataatgtgtctgaaagGAGTACTCATCATTAACTCCTTAACTAACTACTCACAGAGTTAGCACTATAAAGCCAGCTAAAGTCTGAGCAAGCATAAACAgccatacatacatatgcatgcacgtcgtcatgtGAGATTATTACGTCAAATATTCTTACGTACGACGTTACACCCCATTTCACGTCACTTCACATGTTTTGAATGGAGAAGCAAGTAAACCAGGCGCTGGTTTTGACGAAGACGCGCCCTCCATACGCTTCTGTCGCTTATATGGAAACGGCACGTGCGACCCGTGCTGTATCCATATAAACGTAGCTGGTTGAAACACGCACGTGCTGTACAAGCAACATGATTCGACATGACATCATCGGTCGGTATTCCTGTGGCTGGTTGGAATATGCTTGAATTATACCTTCAGTGAGTTATACCAAAATTACATTCTATTTAAACTGAATGTTCGTTTCTGGAAAATCAGGGACTGAAAACATGAACGTCACATACCATCGGGGTAGGTAAAGGTACGTTCACATGACGCTACTTGTAGCACGCAAAGCAGTTAATAAGTCCGAACATCTGAATGGCGACGATTTAAAAATCGCATACAACAATCTACGGCCGACTTGTAAGACATAGCTCTTGTTCTCATTTCCGCTAGTCGTCACAGACTATCGGCCAATCAAATGGAGTGGATCTTTGCCCACCTCAGAGTCGCATCTGTTTGTGTTGACATGATGTCTGAGGCACGACTGAAGAAAACTTGATGTCACCACACCACCACGTCTGACAATCCACCTACGAATCCACATTGATCCCTTTCTCCTATGTTAGTGACTTCGAGACATACACTCTTCTTGAAATGACAAATCCATGTCGAGTCTTTGGTGAGATTCGCATGGGATACGACCTGTGTGGACTTAAAAACTATATAAAAACAAAGTCATTACGATCTTTATGTTACTACGGATGCAGCGGGGGTaccccagtggttaaagcgttagctcgtcacgctgatgacccgggttcgattcccaaaattgatacagtgtgtgaagcccatttctggtgtcctccgccgtcaCAAAAATCGGCACACTCATAAATAAGTATCAGTGAAAACGCACCTAACCTCCTGACCAGCTGATCCCATATTTGTATGACTTGAATCCTCTCGCAGATATAACAAATGCTTACTGCTAACAGTTAATCATTATAATTAATTTCAATGCGACGAGGACGTCACCTTATCTAGAACACTGTGTCAAATTGAAGCGAGAGTTTTGTAAAGGTCGCCGTCCCTTAAACACCACGAGTCGTTCAATGTGGATGAAGATGCGTCTATTTCAGGCTGGTTGGAAATAGTGAGAATTAAAGACTGTAATTGATTATTCTGTTGAAACGAGAGAATGAAGAATACCGACAGGGGAATATTTGAAACAAGCAAAGTCGTTGATTAATGGAGGACGGCGCTTTACTCTTTTGAGTTTTGGAAGGGTCTTGATAAATAGGCTGTAGCAATGAAGGTCCTGAACAGTTATCCTCAATACTGTAAATGTTTGCTGGACGAGGATCGGATTCTCAACGAAAAGAAGAACAACTGAAAACTGAATCAAGTGGAATCGTCAGATAGACGTCTTGTAAAACGGAACAAATGTTAGAGAGTGAGCGGTTAACATGGAAGATTAAAACCAGAAAAGATACCTCAGCTATGAGAAGGCTTGACGCCAGGGTAGCTATCATTTTTCATTatgataatcatcatcatcatcatcatcattcttcATCCCAAACCCTCAAACACTACCACCGTCATTGGATGCAGAACAATATCGTCCCGACTGCCGGATAGTAGGGCTATTTTaacagccttaaaatatattaataaacacAAAAGATATAAACTATATATATTTCCACTCTCTTTTTGCCGCTATTAAGATCCTTCTTATAAACATCCACTTTGATCaacattattgaattatataatcatcttgttactggccaatacgacatcgtcctcttTTGGCTATCCTGCCACGCTGGCAtgtctggtaacacaatggccgatcttgctgcaaacgcagctctcaacaaatcaaTGACACCACATCTTATTCCATACGCAGATTATAACATTACCATAAGATTTATATCCTTGaactgatgcagaagtgggacatccaagtAGAGCTAAATAAATTACACGCAATGAagccgtatattggttacacataGTTGAGTTACGAGTCTACACACGATacactcatgaatacctattgacagatgaagatcctccattttgcttCCCTTGCGATGAAAGTGTTATGAAAGTGtaatttctgtattttgtattgttattgatgaagttatgattattattgggtcacaatgtttagaacTTTTTATTATGGGTTACATTTCGTATTATCGGTAGAAGTGTTTTAGCGAAGGTTCCttacttcgctggaatgctcaagaatcagtgactgcgCACGCGGATTTACACACTGACTTATACTAGGATGATGTGATCATTTAGCCTAGCAACATCTGTTGAAACattgttgtcttgagagggtaagtaagtcccaaaacattcagaGTAAATTTAATCTTTCCACTTTTTTAATCATTGCATATGTGTATGCCAGATGTGTGTCAATTGCTGaagagatgatgtaaatccagctagactCCACGCAGAATACAAAGTTACTGTAAGTCCACGTGCGCCATCATACTCTGATCCTGATCTGCCTTTAGTTGTCAGTCCCCGTGCGCCATCATAcagtgatctgccttcagttgttgacagtCTACCTTCATTTGTAGTTAATAATATTTTAGACTTAATTACTAATCCTAAATGTATtcatgtgataatctagttatctACACTACTAGAGTATCGTTTTACGCTactctttagcaatattctagcaatactaCGGccggggacactagaaatggagaAACTGTCGCTAGCATTGGCACCAAAATCGCtatcatcacaatcatcataggCACCACCACCTGCAGCAGCTTCGCAGTCATCCTCCATCACCATTGCCCCTATCACATAGCAACTGTTAAGGAAATCCGTGTCGCAAATATGCATCTCAATGGTGAATCAGTACAGTAGACAGTTTGAATAAATGACAATTTTGTTTGGGAATATATTAGAAGCTTGATGTTTCAGGTAGTTGTCACATCTGGGCCAAATCCTGGATGAAGGAATCTGGATGGTGCAGTCATATATTCCGCCACCCTCGACATCACTCTCATCACAACCACCATAGttatcaccaccaacaacaacagctTAGCCACGATCACCATCGTCCCTACCACATGCGGTAGGCGGcatataacattttttcatgGCATGTATTATCTAATGTCGTTAAGGTTCCGTGAGATGTCAAAAGATACACGGATGAAGGAATCTGGATCGTGCAGTCCAATATTCAGCCACATCTATAGGGGAAATGTCTGGCCAACTCCTCCAACTATCCACTGAGACAGACTGTCATGATCAGAACACTAGGGAAATGAGTGGTATTACCCAGCAGGAAGATGGCGTCTGTGGAGGTGTCTGCGACTACAAAACACGGCTCTGATGGATCGGTATTGAACTTCACTTATTGCAGTTAAAGAATTCCATTTTTCAGTAAGGAGAAAGTAAACGACTGATGGAAAGTCACCCGTGTGTTCATTTGAAACCTATTAAACCATGTGTTTCCACTTTTATGGTTACAAGTTTACTGTAATACTCGTCAGAGAGGATTTTTTCCCCTTCTGCATTGTAAAGAATACGTAAATAAGATATATACGAAAACAGCAGCATTCTGTCATTAAGACACAATCCATCAGCTCAGTGATAAGTAACGTTTTGAAGTCTCTGTAAAATCTTGCTATCTTATGTGCGTATGTTTGTTTTGATCGATATAATTTCTAAATCTCTTCTTTCGGCAACCATATTTTCCACATACCTTTTGCATGCTTGCTAATTGATTCACTCACACTaaagtattgccgatgtgacgttaaatattaactcactcacccacactaAAATATGAGACGTAGAAAACTTTGTCATAAAAGTATGAGTGGCAGCACCGGGCAGGAAGATGGCGTCTGTGGAGGTGTCTGCGACTACAAAACACGGCTCTGATGGATCGGTATTGAACTTCACTTAAACCAGTTAAACAAATCTGTTTTTCAGTAAGGAGAAACTAAACGACAGTTTTCTGTTTCCAGACTGATGGAAAATAATTTGGTGTACATCAGAAAGCTAGTAAACGTTGTGTTTCTACTTTACACGTTTAATGTGATATTCCTTGAATTTGTGACGTTTCCATGTTTGTATTCACGTCAGTGGGGCGTTTACAAAACAACagcatttcaattttggtccTGGGTATTTATCTAGCTACAACAAGACATGAGATGCTAGCTCATTGAAAAGTAACGTTTTGAAGTCTGCGTGTAACCTAGCAATCTTTTTCCAATATCTTTTTCCATCTTATATCCGCATGTCTTCGTTTCTCAAGATCGATATAATTTCTACAAAATCTCTCATTTCTGCAAATGTGTTTGTCTAAACTTGTCAACGTTACACATAACCTTTGCATACGTACTAACAGATCCACTCATAATAGAACATGATACGTAAAACTGAGCTACAAAAGTACAGGAGGAGGTTAGGGGTAGAGGTTAGGGGTGTATGAGGTCTGGCGTACAGGGTAGGCGGGGATTAAGAAATGAAAAATGCTACAAATAACTTATAGGTATTGAACATGTATATCGCCAACGGACCGTTTGTGATTACGTTATACAATTTAAGTATATAATAACCAGATCTGTGTTATAACTTACGAGCCATTCCAGTATTCTAGGTAAACGACGTTCAGTTGGTCATGGCCCGtgaatgacatcatgagcatcgttcaaCGCCTTGGCCAGTGACATGGTCAGTGACATGGTCAGTGACATGGTcagtgacatgcatcaccaggtCATTGAACCTTAACATCGGATCCGGCAATCGCCTATCACGTGGTGGGTTCTGGAAGATCCGTTCTAACCTAAATCGTCATGGAAACGTTTGTCACAAAGAGTACCGGCTGTATTTCtcaggaagaacaatgaatctACGGACCGTTACAGCCAGGCCACCATTGTCCTTCAGACTTTTTAATTAGTCTATTCATACACTATTACTTGTCTGCATATTCCGTTTTGTATTTTGCGATTTCGAGACGATACAGATCTAGCTCTCTGGAGTAATGAGATCGGATCTTATTGAAGAACTCGCTACTCCATTCCAAAGGACACCACAcatacagaaatattttcatcGCCTGGCAACATTCTAATGATATCGGGGCCTGGAGTTTGTTTCAAAAGCAACAAAAAAGTAAAGTAAGTCTTTCAACAAACACAGTAAAATGGCATGTTCTGAAATGTGTGAACAGGCTTGTTTTGAAGCAGTGATCTGGAACTAAAATCCCTTGCCTCAGGAAATGCTTCCAACAATGTGTCAATCATTTGTGTTATCAGCTTAATGAGTGTTGAACACGACCGAAATGGCCCATAGCCGTTCATAGCAGGAATAACAAGCTAGCCAGTGGGACATGATGGCAATGAAAAACAGGTTGCCAATTTGCGATCACACAGTCTCCTATAGGAAATTAAGCTCAAATCAGAGGTATTGATTGAATGATCGAGTGAACACGATTTTACGACACTTTATTTCAAGCAACATTCTTTTCGGGGGCACCAAAAAAGGCACCACAGAGTGCCTCCATGTGTATCGAAACAAGCGTAACGTGGCGTTCCTGGT
The window above is part of the Haliotis asinina isolate JCU_RB_2024 chromosome 1, JCU_Hal_asi_v2, whole genome shotgun sequence genome. Proteins encoded here:
- the LOC137275391 gene encoding uncharacterized protein — its product is MSRDPSLAPKGDMFRDPSLAPKGDMFRDPSLAPKGDMSRDPSLAPKGDMSRDPSLAPKGDMSRDPSLAPKGDMSRDPSLAPKGDMSRDPSLAPKGDMSRDPSLAPKGDMSRDPSLAPKGDMSRDPSLAPKGDMSRDPSLAPKGDMSRDPSLAPKGDMSRDPSLAPKGDMSRDPSLAPKGDMSRDPSLAPKGDMSRDPSLPPKGDMSRDPSLAPKGDMFRDPSLAPKGDMSRDPSLAPKGDMSRDPSLAPKGDMSRDPSLAPKGDMSRDPSLAPKGDMSRDPSLAPKGDMSRDPSLAPKGDMSRDPSLAPKGDMSRDPSLAPKGDMSRDPSLAPKGDMSRDPSLAPKGDMSRDPSLAPKGDMSRDPSLAPKGDMSRDPSLAPKGDMSRDPSLAPKGDMSRDPSLAPKGDMSRDPSLAPKGDMSRDPSLAPKGDMSRDPSLAPKGDMSRDPSLAPKGDMSRDPSLAPKGDMSRDPSLAPKGDMSRDPSLAPKGDMSRDPSLAPKGDMSRDPSLAPKGDMSRDPSLAPKGDMSRDPSLAPKGDMSRDPSLAPKGDMSRDPSLAPKGDMSRDPSLAPKGDMSRDPSLAPKGDMSRDPSLAPKGDMSRDPSLAPKGDMSRDPSLAPKGDMSRDPSLAPKGDMSRDPSLAPKGDMSRDPSLAPKGDMSRDPSLAPKGDVSRDPSLAPKGDMSRDPSLAPKGDMSRDPSLAPKGDMSRDPSLAPKGDMSRDPSLAPKGDMSRDPSLAPKGDMSRDPSLAPKGDMSRDPSLAPKGDMSRDPSLAPKGDMSRDPSLAPKGDMSRDPSLAPKGDQQKMKRPGHMLRFVMLVKRQVQ